In Anopheles arabiensis isolate DONGOLA chromosome 2, AaraD3, whole genome shotgun sequence, the genomic window CGTTTCATGATACGTTTATCTTCACGGTTCGATTGGCTGGTGGTGTTAGGGTCGCAGAACCGAGTGGGGTACTAACTGATTTTGTCGATTTATTGTCCCTCGGATCCAGATCGGTCTAGATTTGCATTCCCTCGAGAACATTAAACCCCTGAATCTGTGTCTTTATGCAGAATCTCAACGCAACCCAACCATCATCATGTACAGGAGAGACGGCGCAAACGACGTCCAATTGACGACGAACGAATTAGCTCGGTCCGGCTGTCCCCAAGCCCAGTCACTTCTGGACTTCCACGGTTCAATTCACGGCTCAATAATCCAATTAAAAGTACACCGTTCTCCATAGGTACTCGTcgtttgcctgtgtgtgtgtgtgtgtgtcggcaaTGACTTTGCCGTAATGTGGCGTAACCACTTCACAGCCCCCAATCCCAACCCGCAATCCCACTACCATCATGCACGATAGGACACACAGCGTCAAAAAGATAAGATTGCCATCTTCACCCGGTAACTGCACGGTGATCCAGGAGCATCGAAGGCAAAGCGAAGGGAAGGGACGCGTGGCGTCTGTCGCGCCATCCGTCGATTGTTCACTAATCATCGGTTGGGTTGGGTCGAAGATCTTGAGGCCAATCTAATATGTGTATGGTCTACCTACGGCTGTGCGGCTCCGATCACAGAGACAggccgcagcagcagtagcagcagcagcaagtgcaAGTGAACCTTTGGTGTCCCACCGTCACCGATTGGTTGGAACAGCTGCTATAAAACCACCATTTGCAGATCGACCCGGTTCATTCGTGTGCTGCATCGTTCGGACCGTGTGCGTGACCGTGTGTTGGGAGACAAGTACTGACCGGAAGGCTGAATTCGCATCGATAATGTCGCTAGAAACTGTCATTGAGAAGGTGAAGGCTCGCGTGGCTGCCGTCGACCCAAACGGACCCCGGAAGGTGCTGGGAGTGTTCCAGTTCAACATCAAAACCGCATCCGGTGTCGAGCAATACGGTAAGATAAATATCTAAGAAcagtgcgtgtatgtgtttgtgtgactgtatgtgtgtgtgtgtgactgtatgtgtgtgtatacagTGTTAACTTTTGTATCAAACTAATGTatgttgtgcgtgtgtcggGTTTGTGATTTACAGTGATCGATCTGAAGCAGCTGAAGGTGGAGAAGGGTACGACTGCCACTCCGGACGTGACCGTCACCCTGACCGTGGAGGACCTGATCGCGGTCAGTGCCCGCACACTGTCCGTTGGCGATGCGCTAACGCAGGGCAAGCTGGAGATCCAGGGCGATGCCACGCTAGCCGCCAAGCTGGCCGAAGTCATCTAAACGTCCCCGGGGGTCATAATGCACCTCAGTCTTCACGATGTGATTGTGATTAAGTGCCGCCATCCGCTTCCGTTGTCCgactgtttttttgcttttcgttcgatatgatacttttttttaaataaacagaACACACTTTCATACGATCGTTTCGCACTTACTTCCCCCTCCACTGAGTGAGGAGACATTTGCTGGGAGCATATCATAGAGAAAGAACGAACAAACGGTCCATCCGGTTATCTTTGTAATCCAATGTTATCAGTCCTCTGGAAATCGAGAAGGTGGTTGAAAACGACGGCATAAAGTGACAAACATCAGCTGAAATCAGCCGGAGCTCTTTAAAGCAGATTATGTCCCAAGTGCCTTGGTGAAGACAGCGGAGTTCGTCACGACTGAACGAGACGATACCAGGGCTAAAAACAAGTTCTACCATTGTAGTGTAAAGGATGTAAGTGGAACGAGACAGGGAGTGGTTTTATCAACAAAACATGCGAACGAAATGACTCACGTCGGTTTGGACGCATTGTGGTAGTCTAGATTTATGAATGAGTCATCATGGGCGGTTGGTTTGTCTTATATGTATTATAGATAAGACAGTTTCTTTCTAACACCAGCTCTAGGTCAATTCCATACTCAAACGGTTTGCTGTTGCAAGAACTATATAGTTACTCAGACATAGCATACATAAGTTCTGTTCTTCTATGGggacaacaaccgttgtcggtcaagtcctgcctgtaccactacttgtgggattggctttcagtgactttatTGATTCCAACCCACAGAAGGATAGTTATAGTCCTACGGATGGGGGTACGGAACATGTTGTTAAACGATACCGGCCAGCATAAATGAGTAGTGTCTAGTAAACCTGTCGGCATAACTGCGCATTGATATAGGCGTATATGGTACAATTTTCAAAAGATTGACCGACACTCTGTCCCCTGATCGGGCGTATTTGGGATTAATCGTAATATATAATCCGTGGGCTGGTGTTCTCGTGATTCTGCTGCCAAGGCAAaggacttaacaacatacctgtcatgtgttcaagccccCAATGGACCGAACTCTCTACCAGCTCCATACAATAGCTTGGGAATTTCCCACTCTTTTCAGTAATTTTAATCAAGCTTTAAGAGTGGATAAGAgatgtaaaacaaatttaattcattgATTAAAGACTCATAAAACATAATGCTTTACATAAATATGTTACTCGCTCTCTATGCCAACTCACTCTTTTCGGGTTTAACTTTATCACCCTCTGTACCGActttttcttacttttttttttttttggaattatACTCCCTTAATCATTGCAAGGTGATGTTCTCTCCTGTCTACTCTTGGATATCGCCTTGGAAGGTGTCATACGAAACGCAGGAGTAGACTACGATATCCGTGGCACTGTCGCGTTGATATCTTTTTCCGGTCTCTACAATTGTTTGGCTTTGCGGATGACATGTCGGTATGACTACAGTGAGGCATACACCCAACTGAAACGCGAAGCAGTAAGAATTGAATTGAGAATGAATGCAACGAAGACCCGCCGAAGGATCAGCCCGTGATTTGGACCCAAATGCGAGGGAACGAAGTTGTAGAGTAGTTCTAGTTCTATAATGGGACGGCTGTTCTCGAAATCCGGAGAAATATATCAGCAGCAAAATCCGAGGACGTATCATCATATAGGGAAATCGTGCATACTAAGAGGTTTAAGCatctgctgagatccagaagacctCGAAACTGCAcaaaatgtgagatatattgcacattgattcgcccggtggtcctccGAGTGGAGACCGCAGACCCTCTGGGTGTCCCTGAGCGACGCAtcctttttcattctttccaTAGAATGTAGAGTTGCTTGAGCATTGCATGCAATCTAACACCAACCCACTCTTTGACCTGGTCTGACCTCTGTCGATGGGCTAGGGATAAGTTGCTACTGCTGATACAGGTGCTTAACTGTAACCCTGCCATGGTAGATTTTGTAGCTGCATTTAGGGTAGATCTAGGAGAAATACGTCCTCTTTGAAGAGCAGTATGTATACTAGAAGTCGCCTTCTTTATACTTGCTACCGATCCAGGATACAAGGTGTTTGATCAGCTTCGTCTATATTCGGGGCGATTTTGATTCCTTTGCTCCCGATGTTGTGTCCTGATAACTGTTACGCCAAATCCATTATTTGGTTCTTGGCGAGCTATGTAAAAGGTGCTAGAAAGTACCATTTTATTCCATAGAGTATGACCCGTTTTATCCTTGATTGGGTATGTGTATGACTCGGTGGGTTCCGCTGAGAATTTTCCGATACCATCATTTGCTCGTACGTCTatttaattacattatttaataaaacatttatttaattacacCATTACGCCTTTGTTGAGGAAAGATATGAAACTTATCATCGTCATCACTATGTTCATTGTTGCTGTCAGCGCTTCATACTTCCATTCGTCATTCACCCAGTCTACAAAAAAGGCGACAGACTGGATTGCTCGAACTTTCGAGCCATCACAGTCCTTAATGCCGCCTACAAGATCCTGTCCCAGATCCTGTTCTGCAGACTTGCGCCCCTTGCTACAAATTTTGTCGGcagctaccaagctgggtttGTTAGAGGCAAATCCACTACCGACCAAATTTTCAATCTATGGCAGATCCTTCAGAAGTGCCGAGAGCGCCAGATCCCTACGCATCACCTGTTCATTgacttcaaggcggcctacgaCACCATAGGCCGGAAAGAGCTATGGAGCACCATGCAGCGGTACCATTTCCCTGGGAAGTTGATCCAGCTGTTAGAGGCCACCATGAAtggggtgcagtgcaaggtaAGAGTATCGGACTTGACGTTGGAATCGTTTGAATGTCAGAAGGGTCTGAGGCAAGATGACGGACTCTCCTGcctgctcttcaacatcgccctGGAAGGTGTCGACATCCATGGCACAATCCTCTACCGGTTTCTCCATTTTCTGGTTTTGCGGATGACATCGAtatcatcggcaggacaacagcgaaggtgtgtgaggcgtacacccgactcaaacgcgaagcagcaagaattggattgagaatcaatgcgacgaagacgaagtacctgcttgccggagaCTCAGACCACGTGGGAAGCAGCGTATTAGTTGACGTCGACAATCACGGGGTAGTAAATGAGTTCTGCTATctcgggacggtcgttacttcggacaacgataccagcagcaaaatccggagacgcattgtgcagggAATAGTgcatactatgggcttcaccgactgctgagatccagaagacttggAGCCCGCAcaaaatgtgagatatatagcacattgattcgcccggtggtcctctatgGACACGAGTCTTGGACCATCCGAGCTGAGGATGCAATCGCtttgggcgtgtttgagcgacgcatactccggaccatctttggcgttgtgttcgagcatgggtcgtggaggagaaggataaACCACGaccttgctgagctgtacggcgaaccgagcatcctgacggggcgaaggctggcaggatacgatggctggggcatgtcatgaggatgccggactcatgtcccaccaagaaggtgatCGACTGCGAGCGTTGACTAGCGATCTCCATTTGCAGCTTTGAGGTCTATGACATGAGGGCGATCAAGAAGTATATGATGTATGATTTCTTGTTGTGATTTATCACGCCTTATCACATTATTGGATAATTAGTCACTGCTAAATCCTGATAATCCTGGGATAATCCTGATAAATAATCAAATGCCAGATGGCTTTATAAGAATCAAGTAGAAATAACACATCACCACCATCCCACTATAACATGTTAAGATTAATTCCCCAATAGAGGATCACTTGTTTCACCGTTAACTAACCATTAATCATTTACGGTTcaattaataaacaaatttGTTAATGTGTCTCCTTAACGAATGCTCATATCAACTATCAGTCAtgtaacacacacgcattgcAAATAGTGCCCGCTAGTGATAAGACAATGCTTACTAACGTTAGCCGTATAACAGAACTGATGCACCCACCGCTGCACGCCTTCTCGCTCGCGAACACGTGTGAATCTCGCACACCATAGTCTTATCAATTGCCGCTGCTAAAGCGCGCATTCTGGCACCATCAACATTTCCTCTACTCTGCTGAACATTGTGCGCGAAAATTCAACAGCTGACGGCACGgtgaaaacaaacagcgaaGCTTCAGCCACGATCACAAATATAGCACGACGAAACATTCCGACGTGGGCGTTGTGTAGATGTAGATCCTGTGAAAAAGCGGCACGACAACATCCACACCATGAAATGCGCGGTGTGCATTGTCGCCGTTACCTTCTCGTGGGGTTAACAttatgatgacgacgacgtcgacgatgatgatggttcggGACACGTGAGAGCGATTTGCCGCCGAGGTGTTGGGTTGGTCGAGAACTCAACCAACCCGTCCGGTCCGTGATGGCGTTGTTGCGGCAGTCGTGCCGTGGATCGTCCATCGGATCAGTGTGCCCAATCTGCGGTTGGTTGTGCGTGCCGTTGATACTTCCTTGCTGCCGTGTGCTGCCACTAGATCAACGCGTGAAGAATGAATCCGGTGCTGTGTGACTTCATTGCCGGTTCCTTCGGTGGTAAGTGTGGCTCATCCAAGGGTGTAAGGATGCTGGTTGAAGTAATGCTCTAGCGGGCGATCCGGCCAGTATTTCTTGAGGCACAAGAGAGTTTAAGTGGTTAAAATCCATCTGCATACGTAGGTACTGGTGCTCTGTCTACCGTATGTCCTATAAAAGGGTCTCTCTTGTCTAAACGGGAAAAGGGTGTAAGGATAACAGCACAACGCTAACGTAATGCGCCGCTTTGGTTTTTCGTGCACGATGCGCAGGTGCCTGCGGTCTGCTGGTGGGTCATCCGATGGACACAATTAAGGCATGGCAGCAGAACTCTAACTACGGCATGGGCAGCGCAATGTACAACATCATCATACGCAACAACGGTGTAAGTGGAAAACGCTTGGCATTACATGAAGACACACCAAGCGTCATCAACTGTATCATTCGATGCACAACGGAGACACACGcgagtacacacacacacacacacacatactcacataTACATCCGGCTAGACGCCAGTACGAAATTAATCCAAGTGAGGCAGTGGGCGACGCGTGCAACCCCCAGACCAGTGATAGAAACATCGTCTAACTCGTACGGACGACACTTCCTATGGGGCCAAATTTAGAATCATCGTGCCacaacaaccaccaacacacataccTGTTGCGGCGAATCAGATCCCTGATGACGAtgaataatgatgatgatcatgatgacgGTCAGGGTCGGTTGCAGCTTCCCCTTCGTTCgactgtgcgtgtgtttgtgtgtgccatgTGTGTTGCCGTTGTTGACGACGACGTTGTGTCTTACCGCTCCTTTTTCCCTTCTGTTCCAAACGTGGTGTGCGTACTGTACTGGTGGGTGTAGCTGCGAGGCTTCTACCGTGGAATGTACTTTCCGCTACTTTCCAACGGTGCTCTCAACTCGGTCGTCTTTGCCGTCTACGGATCCCATTTGCGCTATCTGCAGAAGCAGTAAGTAATGGCTCACTAGATCAGCATTCAATGTTTACGAATTGAAGCAATACAGCCTACTAGATTCTCATTTCCACTACACCGCATATTTCAGCACACGTTCGGATAGGCTGCGAAAGGCGTACTGGAGGAAGCATGTGTTTTTCGCCGGTTCTATGGCCGGTCTAGCGCAAGTGTTTCTGGCCTGCCCGATCGAAGTGGTAAAGGTGCGACTTCAGACACTATCCTGTGAGTGTTCCGCGTCGACGATGTTTCTTTTTGCGATCCAACAAACCCTGTATGATTGTGCCGTAATCTGTGCTTTGCAGTCATTGGACATCCCTGGGCCTGCCTGAAGGACATCTTCCGGCGCGAGGGCTTCTCGGGGATTTACCGCGGCATTACGCCGATGATGTTCCGGGACGTGCTGCCGTACGGTGTGTACATGTATGTGTACGAGTACATGCTAGAGATTGAGGAACGATTGCACCGGCTCAGCAAGGAGCGGCTTACTGGTGTCCCGGTCGGGGGCGCACTGCAGGCATCGCTGATCGCAACGGCCGGGGCCGTCGCCGGCGTTGCCTCGTGGATGTTTATCGTACCGTTCGACGTCGTTAAGACGGTAATGCAGGCGGAGACGGACCCTACCGTACACAAGAGCATGATGCACTGTTTCCGATCGATGATAAAGGTGAGCTTACTAAGTGGAGTTTTGAGTTGATTGTGAAAGAGGAAATTCATGTTTGGATTCGTTTTGGATTCGGCAGAAACATGGGTGGCGTTCGCTGTTCCGTGGCAGTTTGGTTATCATTGCCCGTGCTGCACCGGTCAATTCAGCCACCTTTCTCGGTTACGAGTACTGTTTGGAAAAGTGTCAACAccttttggatgaaaagtGAATTGCTGCTACTTTTAATGAATGCGTGTGGATTCGTAAGACGGAGTCGGATGTCCCACATCCGGTATAAAACCTGCTCGAAGCAATGGAGGAGAGGTAAATGCTTGGAACAATCTCGTGCAGGATGTGTACAGCGTGTAGAAACTTATAATTTTTAGATTATGTACAATATGTTACGTTTAAAATCAAAGCAAGTATGTTAAGTAttcgttataaaaaaaatatattaagattaaagaaaaaaagtaatcGATATGTTTCTTTCTCCGATAATCTAAAAGACTTTCGCCAGGGCGTAAGCGACGGGACGGAGCATAAAGCGGAATAGAGGTCGTTGGATAGGATACTAGAAATAAAGCATTTTTGGATGGGGTAATGCCGGACTTCAATAGGCTTAAGCCCAAGAAGATGACAGCGGATAGGATAGGGAGGGAAAGCCTGTTGGGAACGAAATGTTTCCTGAGGACTAATTGTCTGGTAATTGTTTCCTGACTTGAAATAAGTGTGTAAAGAAATAGGGTTTATGCAATGgaaatttcattcaatttatttaattcatttattacTTCCACAGTATGCCTTTAAGgctaataattaataataattaattatattaattCAAGAActtagagaagaaaaaaccaacaatTATATAAAAGAATGAATTGAGACTAAACAAATCATTAACTTTtatacacaaaaagaaaatataaggAAATAAATCGAAAGATCAGCAAGATGGATGAAACGTAAGAGCATGAGAGCGAGAAGAACTTAAGAAGGAGTTGAAGTAGAATAGATCATGATAGTAGTTAAACCATCTGAAACAGGACAGAAAAGGATCATTATGACAATGTATGTCGTGTTTCTACGTATAGAGGAGGACGGCAACGAGGGCCACGAGAAGCTACATATTGACAAATAGAGGCAAGAGGCAATCAGATGTCGTCGATAGGACAGGAAGGCACTTGTGTAGAACGAAAAATACATCGAAATGAAACCCTAGCGAAATGTCTTTGAACATTT contains:
- the LOC120895369 gene encoding uncharacterized protein LOC120895369, translated to MSLETVIEKVKARVAAVDPNGPRKVLGVFQFNIKTASGVEQYVIDLKQLKVEKGTTATPDVTVTLTVEDLIAVSARTLSVGDALTQGKLEIQGDATLAAKLAEVI
- the LOC120895355 gene encoding solute carrier family 25 member 45 — encoded protein: MNPVLCDFIAGSFGGACGLLVGHPMDTIKAWQQNSNYGMGSAMYNIIIRNNGLRGFYRGMYFPLLSNGALNSVVFAVYGSHLRYLQKHTRSDRLRKAYWRKHVFFAGSMAGLAQVFLACPIEVVKVRLQTLSFIGHPWACLKDIFRREGFSGIYRGITPMMFRDVLPYGVYMYVYEYMLEIEERLHRLSKERLTGVPVGGALQASLIATAGAVAGVASWMFIVPFDVVKTVMQAETDPTVHKSMMHCFRSMIKKHGWRSLFRGSLVIIARAAPVNSATFLGYEYCLEKCQHLLDEK